One genomic window of Prosthecobacter algae includes the following:
- a CDS encoding DUF1549 and DUF1553 domain-containing protein has translation MKLILVTLLMGLGLTSAHGRAIRASTDPVKDEPPITAKDQEHWAFQQLNTQADGKAAKTLDTFIEAKLTEAGLKRSPPASAETLIRRITFDLTGLPPAPEEAAAFQVAFQKSPQPALDALTNRLLASPQYGEHWAQWWLDMARFAETDGFEHDRERSRAWQYRDWVVQALNKDQPFDDFVRQQIAGDLLPDGEEVATGFLFAGPDMPDLNNQDERRHVVLNEITTTVGSVFLGLTIGCAQCHDHAYDPLSQADFYRLRAFFDKAVLPKIDRQLGPSVREYTEGVPASVVYVRGDFRRPGPAIDPGYPRIGGGLDLPAQDRASLAHWVTRPDNALFLRATVNRLWLQHFGKPLAPTPGDLGVQSQVPTHPELLNWLAAELPRQGWSLKKMHKLILMSATYQQATQPPGMREEAVNLYAAMPRRRLSGEMLRDAMLSVTGQLNLKTGGPGVHLPLPKEISGTLLKKQAAVTDDNTEQKRRSLYIFARRNARQPIFDLFDRPDALASCSRREQSTTAPQALLMMNSEFTQSMAFSLAQQAQERHGSDTQSMITWITQRCFSRQATEQEQKLGEDFIRAQIPLAGSFQGALADYCLAVLNANEFVYID, from the coding sequence ATGAAGCTGATTCTTGTCACCCTTCTGATGGGCCTGGGACTGACCTCCGCCCATGGACGTGCCATTCGTGCCTCGACCGATCCTGTGAAGGACGAACCCCCGATCACAGCCAAAGATCAAGAGCACTGGGCTTTTCAACAACTGAACACGCAGGCCGATGGGAAGGCCGCAAAAACGCTGGACACCTTCATTGAGGCCAAGCTCACCGAGGCAGGGCTCAAACGATCTCCCCCGGCCTCGGCGGAGACGTTGATCCGACGAATCACCTTTGACCTCACCGGTCTGCCACCAGCGCCGGAGGAAGCCGCAGCTTTTCAGGTAGCCTTTCAAAAATCCCCTCAGCCAGCTCTGGATGCACTTACCAACCGGCTGCTGGCCAGTCCCCAATATGGGGAGCACTGGGCTCAGTGGTGGCTGGACATGGCCCGCTTTGCAGAGACCGATGGCTTTGAGCATGATCGCGAACGCAGCCGCGCTTGGCAGTATCGGGACTGGGTGGTACAGGCGCTGAACAAGGATCAGCCCTTCGATGACTTTGTCCGCCAACAGATCGCCGGCGATCTGCTGCCCGATGGTGAAGAAGTGGCCACCGGATTTCTCTTCGCCGGGCCGGACATGCCGGATCTCAATAATCAAGACGAACGCCGCCATGTCGTGCTGAATGAAATCACCACCACCGTCGGCTCGGTTTTCCTGGGCCTAACCATTGGTTGTGCACAATGCCATGACCATGCTTATGATCCCCTAAGTCAGGCCGATTTTTATCGATTGCGGGCTTTTTTTGACAAGGCCGTGCTTCCCAAAATCGACCGCCAACTCGGCCCGTCCGTCCGTGAATACACTGAGGGTGTGCCTGCCAGCGTGGTTTATGTGCGGGGTGATTTCCGCCGCCCTGGCCCTGCCATTGATCCAGGTTACCCACGCATCGGCGGCGGATTGGATCTGCCTGCCCAGGACCGCGCGAGCCTCGCCCACTGGGTCACGCGCCCTGACAATGCCTTGTTCCTGCGGGCCACGGTCAATCGCCTTTGGCTGCAGCACTTTGGCAAACCTCTGGCCCCAACCCCCGGCGATCTGGGGGTGCAGAGCCAGGTCCCCACGCATCCGGAACTGCTGAACTGGCTAGCAGCGGAACTGCCACGCCAGGGATGGAGCCTGAAAAAAATGCACAAGCTCATCCTTATGTCTGCCACCTACCAGCAGGCCACCCAGCCACCGGGAATGAGAGAAGAGGCCGTCAATCTGTATGCCGCGATGCCACGGCGCCGACTCAGCGGCGAGATGCTGCGCGATGCGATGCTGAGCGTCACCGGGCAGCTCAATCTCAAAACGGGCGGCCCTGGGGTGCATCTGCCCCTGCCCAAGGAGATCAGTGGCACGCTGCTGAAAAAGCAGGCTGCCGTGACGGACGATAACACCGAGCAAAAGCGCCGAAGCCTCTACATCTTTGCCCGGCGAAATGCCCGCCAGCCTATTTTTGACCTCTTCGACCGCCCCGATGCCCTTGCAAGTTGCTCACGCCGTGAGCAATCCACCACAGCACCACAGGCATTGCTGATGATGAATTCTGAGTTCACCCAGTCCATGGCCTTCTCCTTGGCCCAACAAGCGCAGGAACGGCACGGTTCAGACACTCAAAGCATGATCACCTGGATCACGCAGCGCTGTTTCTCACGGCAGGCTACGGAGCAAGAGCAAAAGCTGGGAGAGGACTTCATCCGAGCACAGATTCCCCTAGCAGGCAGTTTCCAGGGAGCTTTGGCCGATTATTGTCTGGCGGTGTTGAATGCGAATGAGTTCGTCTATATAGACTGA